aatgataaaaaagattatattgacgtaataaaatttagttgtcccaaataatttttagcttaacagaattcaacaaaaccaatttaattgtccAAAGAAAAATCTCTTCTCAGTGCAGTAAATCAACAaagtaaattatcaatttaaaaaccgTGCCAACTGTCTATACCTCTAATAGaatcccgatgaaaaaatattttatacaattgtataaaattatatataaattgggtagaaaaaatggcctgatccaattgtatacaatcgtacataattatatctaattgtATACAATCTGTATACAatgtatatacaattttatacaaaattgtatacaaatgAATATAATCACATAATGTCTTCGtatagattatatataattatattcaattctatataattgtatacaaacatatacatttgtatatattttcttaggactttttagGGTTTCTTCtcctagaggacatcataatgaacataAAATATCAGCATTGTGTTCaattattcccaacaggagtaaagttacgggccactctttataaaaatacatgggCAGAGTCATCCTCATTCATCTTCATTTATCCTCATTAATCAtgaccctgaagttagcagacatttaaaaatttttgaatttttgttctccaacaaatcaattgcaaaaaaatgaaataaaaatatgcacatgtagaaaatttaaaaagttacaggtgcaattttttcaaatatttttttttatggtttatcgtctaaaaaaaaaatccaaaaattattagacgtctgctaacttcagtatcatcattAATCTTCATATGAATCATAAGtcccaaaataaatttttctcaggacttgttTGGGTTTCTCCGATCAGAGGTCATCATAATTCTCCTTTACTTTGCTCTGTGCTCTAGATTCTCTGCATTGagaatcttaattttaaattttgaaatgacgAATAATTGCAACCATCGgtcaattaaattgtaaatgtCGTTATCGACATCTATAATTCAGCATTATCCTGACAGTGCTGCCAACCAGGTGGGAATTGGCACACCTGGGAATTTTTCGACGCCTTCTTGATTACCACAGAGCCATCTATTCATAGAATTTAAACTTGCTCGTGGTTTTGCAATGATGGTAAAATCACACACTTTCAATAAAACTACTCCTCTGCTTGCTATACGACAGTAACTTCGTGATAAATACACATTGAGattgagttttattatttacagtaATAAGTATCAAAAATACTTATTgacaataacaattaattaaataaatctgtTCTCTATCATTGATTTGAATGTAAAATCTACTTAGAAAATATCGtaagtaaacaataaaaaattaacagaattaaatatcagaaaatgtATAAACAAGAGGTTATATTTAGTTCACCAATGCTGctctgaaataaaatatatatgaaaacaAAAACTGAAATATCTTCTTCTCCACGGTGTcggatatttaaataaatgacagcagattgaataaataaagaaatgtcATCGGAAGAAGTAAACAGAGTAACGGCTGCTGTACCAACTGAAGAAGCAGGTCAGTCTGTCAGTAGCACGAGTCAGAACTCAGGGACAACAAGCTCAAATGTTAATTCACCACGTCCACCAGACCAAGTCAGTCGTTCAAATAATCTCCAGCGTATCCAACAACGCAAACAGCACGTATTTAACTGGCCGcagcttaaaaaattattgaaactaGCGAATTACAGCCTCTGCCAAGTAGAAGAGTGTAAATGCAATGGGTGGAAAAATAGTCAGCAACCGATAAAGTCACCCCAGAAAGATCTGGgacagcaacagcaacagcaacagcaaccAGTCACTAATTTCACTGATCCCTGTCGAAGTTGCACTCATACTCTGGACAATCACATTAGTCATTTACAGAAACAGTCTGACGAAGAGATCAATAGATTACTGGGTATGGTGGTCGATGTTGACAACATATTTATGGGTATGCATCGCGAGGAAGATCCAGACACCAAAAAggtttactattatttatttaaattattaagaagAAACATACTGGCCATGACTAAACCAGCTGTGGAAGCACCTCTTGGACAACCGCCTTTTGAACGACCAAGTATTGCCAAAGCGATaagtaattttgttttatataaatttagtcATTTACCACAACACGATTGGCAAGCAATGTATGATCTCGCGAAAATGTTTCTTCATTGTCTTAATCATTGGAACTTTGAGACACCAAGTGCCCGTAGATTGTCTGCTAATCTTGAGGATCCAACTCcgtacaaaataaattatacaagATGGCTTGTTTATTGTCATGTACCAGCATTCTGTGATTCACTGCCTCACTATGATACTACACTGGTGTTTGGTAAAACAATGTTACAGGCAGTATTTAAATCTGTAtgccgtcaacttatggatAAATGTCACAGCGAACGAGATAAAATGTCGCCGGACAAACGTGTTCTCGTGTTGACTCATTTTCCTAAATTTCTGTCTATGCTGGAGGGTGAAATTTTCTCAAACACATCACCTATTTGGGATCCTGAATTTAAACAAGTACCGCCGTATCATTTGCATCTGTCACTTGATTCTAAAAGCAACGCTGGACGACGCACAGGTGAATTTGAAAAGGTAACATTGACTCCTAATGATAAAGACAATTTCACGACAATAAATATAAGTCCTGGAGTTAAAAGAGTGGGCGATAAACGACCGCATGCTGAAGGCAGATCTGAGAGTAAGAAAAAACGAACTGAAGAAGCATTCGAGGATTTGCCTGAGGAGACGGTTGCTGTTGTGTTGGACACAATAAATGACCCAAATTATATGTGCGGTCCGGACGCTGTTTTCCCGCCAAATGTACCAAGAGACGAAACTGCTAAGCTGGAGGAagccaaaaaaataattgagtttCATGTTATTGGCAACAGTTTGACTCAACCGGTGTCCAAGCAGACAATGCTCTGGCTGATAGGTCTCCACAATGTATTCAGCCATCAATTACCTCGAATGCCCAAGGAATACATCTCGCAGCTGGTGTTCGATCCAAAACACAAGACGTTGGCGCTGATTAAAGACGGCAGGCCAATTGGTGGAATTTGTTTTAGAATGTTTGCAACTCAGGGATTTACCGAAATTGTTTTTTGCGCTGTTACCAGTCAAGAACAAGTAAAAGGTTACGGCACACATTTGATGAATATGTTGAAAGACtatcatattaaaaataatatccttcattttttgacatttgcCGATGAATTTGCAATCGGTTACTTCAAAAAACAAGGCTTCAGcaaagatattaaattaccACGTGCTATGTATCAGGGATACATAAAAGATTACGAAGGTGCCACGTTGATGCATTGCGAGCTTAATGCAAAAATAGTTTACACAGAGTTCACGGCTGTTATCAGAAAGCAGAAGGAAATAGTAAAGAAGTTGATTCAGCAGAGACAACAGGAGATCCAAAAAGTACATCCGGGCTTGTCGTGCTTCAAGGAGGGGGTCAGAGGTATTCCTGTTGAATCTATACCGGGCATCCGGGAAACCGGATGGAAAAATTACGCACAAACAAGAACACGGGGTGTCGCCAAAGGCAGCCAGGGCCCGGAACCTATGGAAGCTTGTCTTGATATCACAGATTCCCTCTACAATGCACTGAAAAGTGTTTTAAATAGCGTTAAAAACCACAGCACTGCATGGCCATTCCTCAAACCTGTAGATAAAAATGACGTTCCCGATTACTACGATCATATTAAATATCCAATGGGtaagatattattttttatatttaaaacagtattttaattacaattaattattattttttttttattacagacCTTAAAACTATGACTGAGCGATTGAAAGCCAGATATTACGTGACCCGAAGACTCTTCATCGCAGACATGACGAGGATATTTACAAATTGTCGTTTGTACAACAGCCCTGATACTGAATATTACAGATGTGCGAACgcacttgaaaaatatttccaaaCGCGTATGAAAGAAATTGGTCTTTGggataaataaaactttattttgttataaatccAAACGTT
This genomic interval from Microplitis mediator isolate UGA2020A chromosome 2, iyMicMedi2.1, whole genome shotgun sequence contains the following:
- the LOC130663382 gene encoding histone acetyltransferase KAT2A, giving the protein MSSEEVNRVTAAVPTEEAGQSVSSTSQNSGTTSSNVNSPRPPDQVSRSNNLQRIQQRKQHVFNWPQLKKLLKLANYSLCQVEECKCNGWKNSQQPIKSPQKDLGQQQQQQQQPVTNFTDPCRSCTHTLDNHISHLQKQSDEEINRLLGMVVDVDNIFMGMHREEDPDTKKVYYYLFKLLRRNILAMTKPAVEAPLGQPPFERPSIAKAISNFVLYKFSHLPQHDWQAMYDLAKMFLHCLNHWNFETPSARRLSANLEDPTPYKINYTRWLVYCHVPAFCDSLPHYDTTLVFGKTMLQAVFKSVCRQLMDKCHSERDKMSPDKRVLVLTHFPKFLSMLEGEIFSNTSPIWDPEFKQVPPYHLHLSLDSKSNAGRRTGEFEKVTLTPNDKDNFTTINISPGVKRVGDKRPHAEGRSESKKKRTEEAFEDLPEETVAVVLDTINDPNYMCGPDAVFPPNVPRDETAKLEEAKKIIEFHVIGNSLTQPVSKQTMLWLIGLHNVFSHQLPRMPKEYISQLVFDPKHKTLALIKDGRPIGGICFRMFATQGFTEIVFCAVTSQEQVKGYGTHLMNMLKDYHIKNNILHFLTFADEFAIGYFKKQGFSKDIKLPRAMYQGYIKDYEGATLMHCELNAKIVYTEFTAVIRKQKEIVKKLIQQRQQEIQKVHPGLSCFKEGVRGIPVESIPGIRETGWKNYAQTRTRGVAKGSQGPEPMEACLDITDSLYNALKSVLNSVKNHSTAWPFLKPVDKNDVPDYYDHIKYPMDLKTMTERLKARYYVTRRLFIADMTRIFTNCRLYNSPDTEYYRCANALEKYFQTRMKEIGLWDK